A single region of the Massilia sp. erpn genome encodes:
- the lgt gene encoding prolipoprotein diacylglyceryl transferase, whose protein sequence is MLIHPMPDPVAFSLGPVQIHWYGLMYVLAFAMFLALGRLRVKQPHIAAQGWKPEDLDDMLFYGMLGVVVGGRLGEVIFYRPEFFLANPIEIFKVWHGGMSFHGGFLGVLLAMWLWSRKAKRNLLDVYDFIAPLVPLGYAAGRIGNFINAELPGRVADPSLPWAMIWPNVDALPRHPSPIYQALIDGLLVFAILWPFARKARPRLAVGAMFTLLYGCARFFTEYFRTPDYEVHFAGVTITSGQLLSLPMIAAALLMLLWSYKYSAGAKPAHA, encoded by the coding sequence ATGCTGATCCACCCGATGCCCGATCCGGTTGCCTTTTCGCTGGGACCCGTCCAGATCCACTGGTATGGCCTGATGTATGTACTGGCCTTCGCCATGTTTCTGGCGCTGGGCCGCCTGCGCGTAAAGCAGCCGCATATCGCCGCCCAGGGCTGGAAGCCCGAGGATCTGGACGATATGCTGTTCTACGGCATGCTGGGCGTGGTGGTCGGCGGCCGTCTGGGCGAAGTGATTTTCTACCGTCCCGAATTCTTCCTGGCCAATCCGATCGAGATTTTCAAGGTCTGGCATGGCGGCATGAGCTTCCACGGCGGCTTCCTCGGCGTGCTGCTGGCCATGTGGCTGTGGTCGCGCAAGGCCAAGCGCAATCTGCTCGACGTGTATGACTTCATCGCGCCGCTGGTGCCGCTCGGCTATGCCGCCGGCCGCATCGGCAATTTCATCAATGCCGAGCTGCCGGGCCGCGTCGCCGATCCTTCCCTGCCCTGGGCCATGATCTGGCCGAATGTGGATGCGTTGCCGCGCCATCCTTCGCCGATCTACCAGGCCCTGATCGACGGCCTGCTGGTGTTTGCGATTCTGTGGCCGTTCGCGCGCAAGGCACGTCCACGCCTGGCCGTGGGCGCCATGTTCACGCTGCTGTATGGCTGCGCGCGCTTCTTCACCGAGTATTTCCGCACGCCGGACTATGAAGTGCATTTCGCCGGCGTCACCATTACTTCGGGCCAGCTGCTGTCGCTGCCGATGATTGCCGCCGCGCTGCTGATGCTGCTGTGGTCCTATAAATATAGCGCCGGCGCCAAGCCCGCCCACGCCTGA
- a CDS encoding EVE domain-containing protein — MRYWLMKSEPDEISIDDVLAAPKQTIPWFGVRNYQARNFMRDGMQPGDGVLFYHSSCPQPGIAGIAEVVSTPYPDDTQFDPSSHYYDAKAKREEPRWICVDVKALRKTRLLPLAELRTIDQLEDMVVLQKGSRLSITPVTPGQWKTIATLLKE; from the coding sequence ATGCGATATTGGTTGATGAAGTCCGAGCCGGACGAAATCAGCATCGACGATGTGCTGGCCGCGCCAAAACAGACCATACCCTGGTTCGGCGTGCGCAACTACCAGGCGCGCAACTTCATGCGCGACGGCATGCAGCCGGGCGACGGCGTACTGTTCTACCATTCCAGCTGCCCGCAACCGGGTATCGCCGGCATCGCCGAAGTGGTGAGCACACCCTATCCCGACGATACGCAGTTCGATCCCTCCAGCCACTATTACGACGCCAAGGCCAAGCGCGAAGAGCCGCGCTGGATTTGCGTGGACGTGAAAGCGCTGCGCAAAACCCGCCTGTTGCCGCTGGCCGAGCTGCGCACCATTGACCAGCTGGAGGATATGGTTGTGCTGCAGAAAGGCAGCCGCCTGTCGATCACGCCCGTCACGCCGGGACAGTGGAAGACCATCGCCACGCTGCTCAAGGAGTAA
- a CDS encoding FdhF/YdeP family oxidoreductase, translating to MSKKTIPIRAYDKPAGGFGSLHGTAKALTSNGPYPALATLPRLNQPQGVDCPGCAYPDSPSSKSVDFCEQGAWAIAHEGSKARATPAYFAEHTLGALRGMENWELEAAGRLTAPMLYDAASDTYRETSWEQAFELASGRLRALGPQRTVFYTSGRSSNEAAFPYQLFARAFGTNNLPDSSNYCHESSGQALTMSIGVGKSTVTREDFEHAEAIFSFGHNPASNHPRMLGDLREAKKRGCKIVIFNPMFERGLEEFADPQSPTELLSGHGTKLADAYFQVRVGGDLAAITGIAKAVLERDALDRAFIAEHTDGFDAFVAVMQQQSWADIEQASGLTRAQLNEAADYYIASNATISAWCMGLTQNEFAIETLQMLVNLTLLRGNVGKPGAGLMPVRGHSNVQGDRTVGITNKPKAEWLAGLERVFGFTPPAQPGLDAVGAIKGLIDGSVQGFVGLGGNFAVAGPDSPRVLDALGKTELTVHIATKLNRTHLYPGRLGLLLPCLGRTELDDQSGDAQFVSVEDTASVVHSSTGRNRPASDLLRSEPYIVSELARRTLPPLNIDWQGMGGNYDLTRKLIEQVAQGAVSGFENYNEKIRQQRGFRLPNTAGERIWKTATGKARFIAHALPSETIMSRARAQYGDKVLCLATIRAHRQYNTTVYRDPKGEVDRYRGVHGSRKVLFVGPEVLRRLGFSDGELVTVRAAAPDGIERKVEGIRLIEYALQGDDVIGYFPELTPLISPELVARGSNTPAFKQVPVLLEKA from the coding sequence ATGAGCAAGAAGACTATTCCCATCCGCGCCTATGACAAGCCGGCCGGCGGTTTCGGCTCGCTGCACGGCACGGCCAAGGCCCTGACTAGCAACGGACCGTATCCGGCGCTGGCGACCTTGCCGCGCCTGAACCAGCCGCAGGGCGTGGATTGCCCCGGCTGCGCCTACCCCGACTCGCCCAGCAGCAAATCGGTGGACTTTTGCGAGCAAGGCGCCTGGGCCATCGCCCACGAAGGCAGCAAGGCGCGCGCCACGCCGGCCTATTTCGCCGAGCATACGCTGGGCGCCCTGCGCGGCATGGAGAACTGGGAACTGGAAGCGGCCGGACGCCTGACCGCGCCCATGCTGTACGACGCGGCCAGCGACACCTACCGCGAAACCAGTTGGGAACAGGCTTTCGAGCTGGCCAGCGGGCGCCTGCGCGCGCTCGGCCCGCAACGCACCGTGTTCTACACCTCGGGACGCAGCAGCAATGAGGCGGCCTTCCCCTACCAGCTGTTTGCGCGCGCCTTCGGCACCAATAATCTGCCCGATTCGTCCAACTACTGCCACGAATCGTCGGGCCAGGCGCTGACCATGTCCATCGGCGTGGGTAAATCCACTGTCACGCGCGAGGACTTCGAACATGCCGAGGCGATTTTCAGCTTCGGCCACAATCCCGCCTCGAACCACCCGCGCATGCTGGGCGATCTACGCGAGGCGAAAAAACGCGGCTGCAAGATCGTCATCTTCAATCCCATGTTCGAGCGCGGGCTGGAGGAATTCGCCGATCCGCAGTCGCCCACCGAACTGCTGAGCGGCCATGGTACCAAGCTGGCCGACGCCTACTTCCAGGTGCGCGTGGGCGGCGATCTGGCGGCCATCACCGGCATCGCCAAGGCCGTGCTGGAACGCGATGCGCTGGACCGCGCTTTTATCGCGGAACATACCGACGGTTTCGACGCTTTCGTCGCCGTCATGCAGCAGCAATCCTGGGCTGACATCGAACAGGCCAGCGGCCTGACGCGCGCCCAATTGAATGAGGCGGCCGATTACTACATCGCGTCCAACGCCACCATCTCGGCCTGGTGCATGGGCCTGACGCAGAATGAATTCGCCATCGAGACCTTGCAGATGCTGGTCAACCTGACGCTCCTGCGCGGCAATGTGGGCAAGCCCGGCGCCGGCCTGATGCCGGTGCGCGGCCACTCGAATGTGCAGGGCGACCGCACGGTGGGCATCACCAACAAGCCCAAGGCCGAATGGCTGGCCGGCCTGGAACGCGTGTTCGGCTTTACGCCGCCGGCCCAGCCGGGACTGGACGCGGTGGGCGCCATCAAGGGCTTGATCGATGGTTCGGTACAGGGCTTCGTCGGCCTGGGAGGCAATTTCGCCGTGGCGGGGCCGGACAGCCCGCGCGTGCTGGATGCGCTGGGCAAGACCGAGCTGACGGTGCATATCGCCACCAAATTGAATCGCACCCACCTGTACCCCGGCCGCCTTGGCCTGCTGCTGCCCTGCCTAGGCCGCACGGAGCTGGACGACCAGTCGGGCGACGCGCAATTCGTCAGCGTGGAAGACACGGCCAGCGTGGTGCATTCTTCCACCGGCCGCAACCGCCCTGCCAGCGATCTGCTGCGCTCCGAGCCTTATATCGTCAGCGAACTGGCGCGACGCACCCTGCCCCCTTTGAACATCGACTGGCAAGGCATGGGCGGCAATTACGATCTGACGCGCAAGCTGATCGAACAGGTGGCGCAAGGCGCCGTCAGCGGCTTCGAAAACTACAACGAAAAGATCCGCCAGCAGCGCGGCTTCCGCCTGCCGAATACGGCCGGTGAACGCATCTGGAAAACCGCCACCGGCAAGGCGCGCTTCATCGCCCACGCCCTGCCGTCGGAAACCATCATGTCGCGTGCCCGTGCCCAGTACGGCGATAAGGTGCTGTGCCTGGCGACGATCCGTGCCCACCGCCAGTACAACACCACCGTCTACCGCGACCCGAAAGGGGAAGTGGACCGCTATCGCGGCGTGCACGGCTCGCGCAAGGTGCTGTTCGTTGGCCCCGAAGTGCTGCGCCGCCTCGGCTTCAGCGACGGCGAGCTGGTGACGGTGCGCGCCGCCGCACCGGACGGCATCGAGCGCAAGGTGGAAGGCATACGCCTGATCGAATACGCGCTGCAGGGCGACGACGTGATCGGCTACTTCCCCGAGCTGACGCCGCTGATCTCACCCGAACTGGTGGCGCGCGGCTCGAATACGCCGGCCTTCAAGCAAGTGCCGGTGCTGCTGGAGAAAGCCTGA
- a CDS encoding LysR family transcriptional regulator, with protein MHIELRQLRYFLTVAEELHFGHAAKRLHMTQPPLSQAIQGLEELLGARLFERNRRGVALTPAGDALLPEARRLLDQALELPAIVQRAAAGEAGRLSLAFVSSADYSVLPPFLRAYRSAYPQVQIRLQEATSDLQLDELLHGRIDAGLLIPPLPERAKAELEYLPVLSEPLILAAPADLAGLPSEGAIDLAALPPLPLIVFPRAISPGLHDAILAVFRAAGITPAIGQEAIQMQTIVSLVSAGMGIALVPQSVSNLRRPGVEYRPLRQSTPLVETGLAWRRDNASPVLRGFLELLRKRV; from the coding sequence ATGCATATCGAACTGCGCCAGCTGCGCTATTTTCTTACCGTGGCCGAGGAATTGCACTTCGGCCACGCCGCCAAGCGTCTGCATATGACGCAGCCGCCACTTTCGCAAGCCATCCAGGGCTTGGAAGAGCTGCTGGGCGCCCGCCTGTTTGAGCGCAACCGGCGCGGCGTTGCGCTGACCCCGGCCGGTGACGCCCTGCTGCCCGAGGCGCGCCGCCTGCTCGATCAGGCGCTGGAGCTGCCTGCCATCGTGCAGCGCGCGGCGGCGGGCGAAGCGGGACGGCTGTCGCTGGCTTTCGTCTCATCCGCCGACTACAGCGTGCTGCCGCCCTTCCTGCGCGCCTACCGCAGCGCCTATCCCCAGGTGCAGATCCGCCTGCAGGAAGCGACTTCCGACTTGCAGCTCGATGAGCTGCTGCACGGCCGCATCGATGCCGGCCTGCTGATTCCGCCCTTGCCGGAAAGAGCTAAGGCCGAGCTGGAATACCTGCCCGTGCTGAGCGAGCCGCTGATCCTGGCCGCGCCGGCCGATCTGGCGGGTCTGCCGTCCGAGGGCGCGATCGATCTGGCCGCGCTGCCGCCGCTGCCCCTGATCGTCTTCCCGCGCGCCATTTCGCCGGGCTTGCACGACGCGATTCTGGCGGTTTTCCGCGCCGCAGGCATCACGCCCGCCATCGGCCAGGAGGCGATCCAGATGCAGACCATTGTCAGCCTGGTATCGGCTGGCATGGGTATCGCACTTGTGCCACAATCGGTCTCGAACCTGCGCCGCCCCGGGGTAGAATACCGCCCGCTGAGGCAGTCCACGCCCCTGGTCGAAACCGGCCTGGCCTGGCGCCGCGACAATGCCTCGCCCGTGCTGCGCGGCTTTTTGGAATTACTGAGAAAGAGAGTCTAG
- a CDS encoding cell division protein ZapA, producing the protein MIQLDVSIMGQPYRLACKEGEERALREAASLLDKKMSGIRDAGKIKGNDRIAVMAALGMAAEFLTAKSPQGPLSDMSLLEVQQKIAAMQKVLDGALTPQENLF; encoded by the coding sequence ATGATACAGCTGGATGTCAGCATCATGGGCCAGCCCTATCGGCTGGCCTGCAAGGAAGGCGAGGAGCGCGCGCTGCGCGAAGCGGCCAGCCTGCTGGACAAGAAAATGTCGGGCATCCGCGATGCCGGCAAAATCAAGGGCAATGACCGTATCGCGGTGATGGCCGCCCTCGGCATGGCCGCCGAATTCCTCACGGCGAAATCGCCGCAAGGCCCGCTGTCCGATATGTCGCTGCTGGAAGTGCAGCAAAAGATCGCTGCCATGCAGAAGGTGCTGGACGGCGCCCTGACCCCGCAAGAAAATCTCTTCTAA
- a CDS encoding sulfite exporter TauE/SafE family protein, translated as MDWGLVLILLAMGAAGGFAAGLLGIGGGMVLVPFITMIFTARGFAPELVVHMAIATSLATILFTSVSSVRAHHKMKAVQWRIVALLTPGIVLGSWVGPWIAKQMNSSALALFFGIFITFSATQMLLGKKPSAARELPGTGGMFAAGGAIGVVSGLVGAGGGFLSVPFMSWCNVKIHNAVATSAALGFPIALAGTLSNIYFGWGEPGLPEHSLGFIYVPALLVIVAASMSMAPLGARTAHRLPVATLRKVFAVILYFLAAYMLWKAFH; from the coding sequence ATGGATTGGGGACTGGTTTTGATCCTGCTGGCCATGGGCGCGGCAGGCGGTTTTGCAGCGGGTCTGCTGGGCATAGGTGGCGGCATGGTGCTGGTGCCTTTCATCACGATGATCTTCACCGCGCGCGGTTTCGCACCCGAGCTGGTGGTGCATATGGCGATTGCCACCTCGCTGGCGACGATCCTGTTTACCTCGGTATCCTCGGTGCGCGCCCATCACAAGATGAAGGCGGTGCAGTGGCGCATTGTGGCCCTGCTGACGCCGGGCATCGTGCTCGGTTCCTGGGTGGGGCCGTGGATCGCCAAGCAGATGAACTCCTCGGCGCTGGCGCTGTTCTTCGGCATCTTCATTACTTTCTCCGCAACGCAGATGCTGCTGGGTAAAAAGCCTTCCGCCGCGCGCGAGCTGCCCGGTACGGGCGGCATGTTCGCCGCCGGCGGCGCGATTGGCGTGGTGTCGGGACTGGTGGGTGCGGGCGGTGGCTTTCTCTCGGTGCCGTTCATGAGCTGGTGCAATGTGAAGATCCACAACGCGGTGGCCACCAGCGCGGCGCTGGGCTTTCCGATTGCGCTGGCCGGCACGCTGTCGAATATCTACTTCGGCTGGGGCGAGCCGGGACTGCCGGAGCACTCGCTGGGCTTCATTTATGTGCCGGCCCTGCTGGTGATCGTCGCCGCCAGCATGAGCATGGCGCCGCTCGGCGCGCGCACCGCACATCGCCTGCCGGTGGCCACGCTGCGCAAGGTGTTTGCCGTCATCCTCTACTTCCTGGCTGCATATATGCTGTGGAAGGCTTTCCACTAA
- a CDS encoding S-layer family protein, whose protein sequence is MSFGSWFKKNVVKPIVKVVDKVGDTMKDIGGDLNGIGDVFESVGKDIENVAKKVAELGYTKKNLGGGNDNYTASSLGANIIHGEGGNDTITVTAGAYNNIYGDDGNDTLVVKVGGYNRIDGGNGDDTIRVDVGIYNKISGGNGNDTVTVAAGAAADVDLGQGNNTLTVNSAYNEIDAGDGDDRVTANGGWNDIDLDNGNNTVTANGGANIVSTGNGADNISVAGGSNKVDAGDGNNTVNAGGASNVINTGNNNDVVTADGASNVINTNGGDDRITVKAASNVINAGEGNNNVSAAGGNNNITAGGGDDTIRADGAANQVKAGDGNNNITVNGASNTVNAGRGNDSITANGGANIIDAGDGGNNVTLNGAANKLSSGSGNDKVTAAGGANIINTGGGDDNVQAIGGANIITAGSGRDTIVGLGGANVITASDGNDSVVAGGGANVVVEEGGSSSIVLGGLLNVAYTGGANNKVGALGDTNALVSNQGGNIEAAVGLNNVMLANGSGNTLLGVGSGNLVASTVGGNTAVAIGGANVVLTELGGMVKAASGGLGKVLADVMPSKEAANAVSNATGKLTAAINSGAGNDAVVALGGTNVVYTGGGKDVVTAVGGNNILLANGGDNITTAIGSNNIVVNTAGNNVVTAAGSVNVIVTGLGEGVADVGAKLGSAAGGVTKAVTTFIGSSLASSAGNDVVTSVGSTNVIYTGGGNDVATAIGANNVVWSGTGNDTATVIGARNVVWADAGADTVTAAGANNLIVTGNYAETAATAVGLIDSITAGVAATNLVGKAGLSGAASGQSGRDVITAFGKNNVLVGGSADSTVTAAGVNNLAVTGAGNDVVTAVGSKSGIATGAGNDVVTVIGQYDVVAAGEGRNVVTALGKGNLVEGGSGDDVLTALAFGTAAKAVNVNGNLLVAGDGNNVATVVGKDNAVITGSGKDTLVMVSYGGGNEKTSTTQPEGSPQTTTSTTKGSTQFNLGWTGAGDDTAVVYGDHNVVLADSGNDFLLVVNAGSTLSYASKTTEAIEGSDKVQTTKESKVSIDTGMNFVHAGDGNDTMILAGTTTIGMGGNGNDLIVSSGQNNVAVGGAGNDTIIGLAEITVFNAAEAIVENDYESAGDWVGAAMNANFIRSQYGALSKGELGKLNLVGNVIVGGDGDDTIFATNAGSYVGGGKGNDTMMGLGWGVIDHLLVGKANTLNGVWKDAGAGFDAVTKYLNTALGEELSKGWNSVATNMKSELNKATANAGQLADGLNKAGNDAVVGIANAAGLSSADFDIANPLKNALNTAKGGLNSAINGIGSGVDAVADADVGTALSDAASWLGDALKTASNASGDGVDWLGKTLGVNLHLSEFKGADFFIAGLLAYTLGYKYAGNNRLFGGAGDDTFYSGMGNDDLYGGDGKDVYVMSMGDGKDTIHETAGGNDILKFSANKLFSKVAMSADKVKTNIDGSDLVINYVDDGKSYARLTVADYAKVNVQELDLVDASGKTVAALSMAQLVAQAEQGGGAYEMASAWTADRLHDFADLLQASITGGSSAVQLVGVQHA, encoded by the coding sequence ATGAGTTTTGGAAGCTGGTTCAAGAAAAACGTCGTCAAACCGATCGTGAAAGTGGTCGATAAGGTGGGCGACACCATGAAGGATATCGGCGGCGACCTGAATGGCATCGGTGATGTCTTCGAGTCGGTCGGCAAGGATATCGAGAACGTCGCCAAGAAGGTGGCGGAGCTGGGCTACACGAAAAAAAATCTCGGCGGCGGCAACGATAATTACACCGCCAGTTCGCTGGGGGCCAATATCATCCACGGCGAGGGCGGCAACGATACGATTACGGTGACGGCCGGCGCCTACAACAATATCTACGGCGACGACGGCAACGATACGCTGGTGGTCAAGGTCGGTGGCTACAACCGCATCGACGGCGGCAATGGCGACGACACCATCCGCGTCGATGTGGGCATCTACAACAAGATCAGCGGCGGTAATGGCAACGACACGGTGACCGTGGCGGCCGGCGCGGCGGCCGATGTGGATCTGGGGCAGGGCAACAATACGCTCACCGTCAACAGCGCCTACAACGAGATCGACGCCGGCGACGGCGACGACCGCGTGACGGCCAACGGCGGGTGGAACGATATCGATCTGGATAACGGCAACAATACCGTCACCGCCAACGGTGGCGCGAATATCGTCAGTACCGGCAATGGTGCCGATAATATCAGCGTGGCTGGCGGCTCGAACAAGGTGGACGCGGGCGACGGCAATAACACCGTCAACGCGGGCGGCGCATCGAACGTCATCAACACCGGCAATAACAACGATGTGGTGACGGCCGATGGCGCCAGCAACGTCATCAACACCAATGGCGGCGACGACCGCATCACGGTGAAGGCGGCCAGCAATGTGATCAACGCTGGCGAGGGCAACAACAACGTCAGCGCCGCGGGCGGCAACAACAATATCACCGCTGGCGGCGGCGACGATACCATCCGCGCCGATGGTGCTGCCAACCAGGTGAAGGCGGGCGACGGCAATAACAATATCACCGTCAATGGCGCTTCCAATACCGTCAACGCGGGCCGGGGCAACGACAGCATCACGGCAAACGGCGGCGCCAATATCATCGATGCTGGCGACGGCGGCAACAATGTCACGCTGAATGGCGCGGCCAATAAGTTGAGCAGTGGCAGCGGCAACGACAAGGTGACGGCAGCCGGCGGCGCCAACATCATCAACACCGGCGGCGGCGACGACAATGTGCAGGCGATCGGCGGTGCCAACATCATTACCGCAGGCAGTGGCCGCGACACCATCGTCGGCCTGGGCGGCGCCAATGTGATCACCGCCAGCGATGGCAACGACAGCGTGGTCGCTGGCGGCGGCGCCAACGTGGTGGTGGAAGAGGGCGGCAGCAGCAGCATCGTGCTGGGCGGCTTGCTGAACGTGGCCTATACCGGCGGCGCCAATAACAAAGTTGGCGCGCTGGGCGACACCAACGCCCTGGTCAGCAACCAGGGCGGGAATATCGAAGCGGCGGTGGGCCTGAACAACGTCATGCTGGCCAACGGCAGCGGTAACACCCTGCTGGGCGTTGGCAGCGGCAATCTGGTGGCGAGCACAGTGGGCGGCAATACTGCCGTCGCCATCGGCGGCGCCAATGTGGTGCTGACGGAGCTGGGTGGCATGGTCAAGGCGGCCAGCGGCGGCTTGGGCAAGGTGCTGGCCGACGTCATGCCGAGCAAGGAGGCAGCCAATGCAGTGAGCAATGCCACCGGCAAGCTGACTGCCGCCATCAACAGCGGCGCGGGCAACGATGCCGTGGTGGCGCTGGGCGGCACCAATGTGGTCTACACCGGTGGCGGCAAGGACGTGGTGACGGCCGTGGGCGGCAACAATATCCTGCTGGCGAACGGCGGCGACAATATCACCACCGCCATCGGCAGCAATAATATCGTGGTCAACACGGCCGGCAACAATGTGGTGACGGCTGCCGGTTCTGTGAACGTGATCGTGACCGGCCTGGGCGAGGGTGTGGCCGATGTGGGCGCGAAGCTGGGCAGCGCCGCCGGCGGCGTGACCAAGGCCGTGACCACCTTCATCGGCAGCAGCCTGGCCAGCAGCGCGGGCAACGATGTGGTGACGTCAGTCGGCTCCACCAATGTGATCTATACCGGCGGCGGCAACGACGTCGCCACTGCCATCGGCGCCAACAACGTGGTGTGGAGCGGCACCGGCAACGATACGGCAACCGTGATCGGCGCGCGCAACGTGGTCTGGGCCGATGCCGGCGCGGACACCGTGACGGCGGCTGGCGCGAACAATCTGATCGTCACCGGCAACTACGCCGAGACGGCGGCGACCGCCGTTGGCCTGATCGACTCCATTACCGCTGGCGTGGCAGCCACCAATCTGGTCGGCAAGGCCGGACTGTCCGGCGCGGCTTCCGGCCAGTCGGGCCGCGACGTGATCACCGCCTTTGGCAAGAACAATGTGCTGGTGGGCGGCAGCGCCGACAGCACCGTGACGGCGGCAGGCGTGAACAACCTGGCCGTGACCGGCGCGGGCAATGACGTGGTGACGGCCGTGGGCAGCAAGTCCGGCATCGCCACCGGCGCCGGCAACGACGTCGTGACCGTGATCGGCCAATATGACGTGGTGGCGGCCGGCGAAGGCCGTAACGTCGTCACCGCGCTGGGCAAGGGCAACCTGGTCGAAGGCGGCAGCGGCGACGACGTGCTGACCGCGCTGGCTTTCGGCACGGCGGCCAAGGCGGTCAACGTCAACGGCAATCTGCTGGTGGCGGGCGATGGCAATAATGTCGCCACCGTGGTCGGCAAGGACAATGCCGTCATCACCGGCAGCGGCAAGGATACGCTGGTGATGGTCAGCTACGGCGGCGGCAACGAGAAAACCAGCACCACCCAGCCGGAAGGCTCGCCGCAGACCACCACCAGCACCACCAAGGGCAGCACCCAGTTCAACCTGGGCTGGACCGGCGCCGGTGACGACACCGCCGTCGTATATGGCGACCACAATGTGGTGCTGGCCGATTCCGGCAACGATTTCCTGCTGGTGGTGAACGCGGGCAGCACCCTGAGCTACGCCAGCAAGACCACCGAAGCCATCGAGGGTTCGGACAAGGTGCAGACCACCAAGGAGAGCAAGGTCAGCATCGACACCGGCATGAACTTCGTCCACGCCGGCGACGGCAACGACACCATGATCCTGGCCGGCACCACCACCATCGGCATGGGCGGCAATGGCAATGACCTGATCGTCTCTTCGGGCCAGAACAATGTGGCGGTGGGCGGCGCCGGCAACGACACCATCATCGGCCTGGCCGAGATCACCGTGTTCAACGCTGCCGAAGCCATCGTGGAAAACGATTACGAGTCGGCGGGCGACTGGGTGGGCGCGGCCATGAATGCCAATTTCATCCGCTCGCAGTATGGCGCGCTGTCCAAGGGTGAGCTGGGCAAGCTGAACCTGGTCGGCAATGTGATCGTCGGCGGTGACGGCGACGACACTATCTTCGCCACCAACGCCGGCAGCTATGTGGGCGGTGGCAAGGGCAACGATACCATGATGGGCCTGGGCTGGGGCGTGATCGACCATCTGCTGGTGGGCAAGGCCAACACCCTGAACGGCGTGTGGAAGGATGCGGGCGCGGGCTTTGACGCCGTGACTAAATACCTGAACACGGCGCTGGGCGAAGAGCTCAGCAAGGGCTGGAATAGCGTCGCCACCAATATGAAGTCGGAGCTGAACAAGGCGACAGCCAATGCCGGCCAGTTGGCCGATGGCCTGAACAAGGCAGGTAATGATGCCGTGGTGGGCATCGCCAATGCTGCGGGCCTGTCCTCGGCCGATTTCGATATCGCCAATCCGCTGAAGAACGCGCTGAACACGGCCAAGGGCGGCTTGAACTCGGCCATCAACGGCATCGGCAGCGGCGTGGACGCGGTGGCCGACGCTGACGTGGGCACGGCGCTGTCGGATGCGGCGTCCTGGCTGGGCGATGCGCTGAAGACCGCCTCCAACGCCAGCGGCGACGGCGTCGACTGGCTGGGCAAGACCCTGGGCGTGAATCTGCACCTGAGCGAATTCAAGGGCGCGGACTTCTTCATCGCCGGCCTGCTGGCCTACACCCTGGGCTATAAGTATGCGGGCAATAACCGCCTGTTCGGCGGTGCCGGCGACGATACCTTCTACAGCGGCATGGGTAACGATGACCTGTACGGCGGCGATGGCAAAGACGTGTACGTGATGTCCATGGGCGACGGCAAGGACACTATCCACGAAACGGCCGGCGGTAACGACATCCTCAAGTTCAGCGCCAATAAGCTGTTCTCGAAAGTGGCGATGAGCGCCGACAAGGTGAAGACCAATATTGACGGTTCCGACCTGGTCATCAACTACGTCGACGACGGCAAGTCCTACGCCCGCCTGACCGTGGCCGATTACGCCAAGGTCAATGTTCAGGAACTGGACCTGGTGGACGCCAGCGGCAAGACCGTGGCCGCGCTCAGCATGGCGCAGCTGGTGGCGCAGGCGGAGCAGGGCGGTGGCGCGTATGAGATGGCGTCCGCCTGGACCGCCGACCGTCTGCACGACTTCGCCGATCTGCTGCAGGCTTCCATCACGGGCGGCAGCAGCGCCGTGCAGCTGGTGGGCGTGCAGCATGCCTGA